gtactcccatgaatCTACTCCCTTATTTTAAGAAGGAGAGATATAGACccatgggagtgtggcctaccacactcccggatagaaaactgtttccctaaggtttttaccaaaaacacaaacatttaagggaaaaagttctctgtccgagagtgtggcctacaccagcactcccatgagtttgtctctctccttcccatgtgaaaagacacctctacccccttattttaaggaggagagagatagacagatgggagtgttggcgtaggccacactcccgtacagagaACTGCTTCCCAACATTTAATTAGTTCCGTTTATATTTGGGAAAGACGACGCTACCCTGTCCTATGCGTCCTAACACAGGGATGCACAAAATGATCGTCGCACCCTGAACCCCGAAAATGACTGCGATCATTTCACGAGCCCCCTAGGCAGTGTGTCTGGCGCAActaggtggcgttctttctcccttttaatTTTAGTTGATCATTAATGCAaacatataatattttttaGGTATTACACAATAATTAACTTCAAGAGATGGTTCTTTAGATGGTCATATTAGTAGACTTAACTAGGATCCACCAGTGTTATGAAATTCAGAATTTGGGATCAATTGACCAGTGttgattttgatccaaatcGACAAGAATTAGTTGGAATCAATCGAATTCAAATCGGGATGGGTCAGAATCTACCTAAATTGCTTGGATCAATCACGATAGATTTCAATCTAAAACGCCTGATTTGACTAATCCATTACGATTTTTGAAACATTGTTAAGATCTTAAATGGGTGGTTTAAGAACACTTGCTAGCGCAAGTGGCTTAAGACTAATGCGATTGAACCTAGCCCTCCAGAGGTTTCTAGTTTGAGACCATCTATTCCtcagatttttatcctctcaagtgtggtgcactaaatccaaccgtccacccaacattgcccatgtttttacggttggattcttaagtgtggtgcacagTGCACTGATAGTGCACCgcatttgagaggataaaaatcccctATTCCTCACCTATTTTAGGAATCCCAACTCTcctacacccaaaaaaaaagcatatCAAAATTGTCATAACTTGAGATAGAATATcttctacaaaaaaaataaaaaataagtatcttggtttttttttttggggggtgggggtggatcTTAGACTACATGAGGAACCGATGTCTCAAAGTCAAAACCTCTTGGAGACTAGGCTCTACTGCACTAGACTCAAGGTAGTTCACTTGTAGTTATGCTCTTATCTTGGTTGTTTTGTTCTACTATgtattaatatattattattattattattatatgataatttactttttttggtaagaaaaaatATCATTCAAGAGAAGAACATGTACAACCTAAGGCTACTTGACAATTTCATGGAGCCAAGGAATGGAATGTAGCAATTATGTCTTACACAAAATTGATAGGATCTTCCTAGTCAGACTATCAGCAATACCATTGCTAGTCCTGGAAATACAAGAGAACGCAATTGATTGATAAGTAACTGCTACACAAAAAATATCCTATATAATTGGGGCAATAATGAAATGAATCGTAGCTATCCCTGGCTTGGTAAGAGAGGAAATAACCTAAATGTTGTCCAATTCAACCATAATATGGTCCAAACTCAAGGATTTAGCATGAAGAAGACCAACAAATATAGATAAAGTTTCACCCATCACTGTCGAGTTGAAAGTAACATGCTTAGAGACCGTAGCTATTTGAGCGCCAAAATTATTCTGGAATATATAACCAATACCCCCATTTGAGGTACCCTTCAGTAGAGTTGCATCACAATTTAGCTTAATAAAGCCTATTGTTGGAGGCTCTCAAGATCCTAAATTTGGATAAGGAAGAGGTTGTATTTGTGTTCCCCTTAGCAATATATAATCTCTTCTTGCCATATTGGATTCCTCGAAAGATTGATTAGTATGCTTTATAACCTCCTCTGGACACCAAGCCTTCTTATTAAAACAAAAtcattttttgcttctccagCAAACAAACAATGCAAGAGAGAGGGATTCTTGAGCAACGGATTTGTTTGATGCAAAGATAATATCTCCTTGCATCCACATATAGATCTTTGGATCGAAAATTGATAGAACATAATAGGATAGAGAGCATCCAAACAAAACCGTCCTTGCAAAATTGCATCAGAAAAGAATGTGTTCCGCATACTCTATTTGAGCACTATGTCTTTGACATTATGTGTCTAAAGGCATACGCCTATGAGAGAATGTCTCATTTGTAGGTTGTAGCCAAACCTTGTGCACAAATGTGCCAGAGAAAACTCTTGAATGAAACACCCTCTCATAGGTGTATTCCTTTGGATACGTCATGTCAAAGATGTAACAAAAAGAGTTTTGCATCAAGTAATGTTCTAGATGAAGTATAGAAGTGTATTTGGTCCATTCAAGAGAGAACCAAAACTAATTATTTGTTATGCCAGCTAAATAATCACTCCAAAGCTCTTGTAATTGTTACTTTGCCAATGATAGATGTGGGTTGAGTCACATCACTTGATGTTGTCGTAAAGACCATAAATGTACCCAATGGTGCAATCGGGACAAGTGCGAATGTCGCCCGATGCAGTAGTAGTACACTATTGGTGAATGACGCCTGACGCAACAAAGGATTGGCCCAATATCCTTTTTGTGTGCGAGATCTAATACAAAAATTTAATGGGGAGGAAATCGATTACCTGAGAAATGCAATTGCAGTTTCTCCACGCCATCTTAGCTTTTCCTCACTTGAGCAATCCAAGGTACACCTTCGTCAAGATCACTCAATGACACTCCTTCTCTTTTAGGATTATCACAAAATTGAACACCGACCACACCAAAAGGGGGaaaggaggggagagagagagagaaatcgtgggaggaAGAACCTCTTTCCTCCctcctctttgtttttttttgggttatttccaaatgctCCCCTGAAAATAGCCAAACTTATAGTTGGCCCCCTGAACTTTCATTAATTCCACATGCACCTTTACttttcaaactaagtaccactataatCCCTCCCGTTAGATAGAGACGTTATGTTCTAACGTTTGACATTTTTTGTACATGGTTAGAGCATTCTGCCCTTAATAGAAgggaatgacaaaaatgcccttattttgaaaaacaaacaaaaaaccctgcaacttatcttccccaaatcgatttcttccaatcttccttttcttcttcttgcgcaGTGTACTGATTTTAGACATTTAACAATTTACTAATGAAAAGTTCAACAGCATGAATCATTGGATTTGACAATCAATTGTACAATGAGAAGACATTGAAAAAGTTCAGATTGCCTCATCTGACAGCAAAACTGGACCTAAATGCTCATGACAAAAATGATGCATCATTGGATTCAGCTGGAGCCGAATGGCCATACTGCAAGTTAAATATGATAATTGAATCTGAAGactccttgttttcttttttgttttatatatcAGTTGAGAAATTTTTGAATCTCTGGATGGTAAACCACTGCTCTCGCAGTTCAacaattaaaattaattaaatataagAATCAATTGATTGTAATTGTTTAAGAATCTGTGGATGGTAAATCATGCCTAATTGTCTGGCATCTAAAGTTCAGCAATCAAAACAATTAAAAACCATTACACAATGGTATGTACACACCGAGTCTAATcgcttaagaaaaaaaaatccaaacccatAGAAGCAGGAATCAGGCAACGAATTGGCTCCAAAGTGTTTGAGATGATTGCTTTGTTTAACAATGGAGGGAGGAAAATTTACAGAGTAGAGAGAGATGCATCCTCTTCACTTTGAGAAAAACTTATAGAGTAGAGAGATTCTCACTGACTAAACAGAGATGGTGACTCTGCCGCTGCAATCGCTGATGGAGTTTTTGCAATTGATGGGAAAAGAAACGGAGAAGAGGAACCTCAGTGGCCAGCTGCCACAGGGGGTATTGTGAGATTTGTGATTATTGAATCAAGAGTGGCTATTGAAGAACCTCACTCACCGGCCTAAAATCATCCGGGAacggagagagagaataagaggGCTAGGGTTTGGTATTCTGAACTATGAAATGCGAAGCAGCGAACAAGGATTAGGGAATTtctttaaaagggaaaaaattgaGAGCTTGAAGAACAAGAAAGGGCAGAGAGAAGAACCCATTCGAGGTAAGCAGGAGGTTGAAGGATGGCACTACTGGCGAAAACGTCGCAGGCGCGAAGGGTGGTAAGCAAACGAGCCGGGAAAGAAGAATTCCCACTACACTACAACAACAGTCCAAAGTTTATTCTAAAAATCTTCCAATCTGCAACCCATCTGAGAAcatagggaagaaaaagaaaaagaagattggaagaaatcgaagaaggaagaaatatgGGGGTTGAAGGAtactgcaactcatcttccccaattgacttggggaagatgggttgcaggtttttttttttctaaatttttttaaaataagggtatttttgtcattccaCTTTATTAAGGGCAGAATGGTCTAACTATGTACAAAAAAAGTTAGACGTTAGAACATAACGTCTGACATCTCTAtctaacgggagggactataATGGTATTTAGTTTGGAAAGTAAAAATACACATGGAATTATTGAAAATTCAGGAAGACAACTATAACTTTGACCATTTTTCAGGGGAGCATTTGGAAAtgacccccttttttttttttttttttttttctataatttaGGTTGCCCATTTAAGTGGGCTTCCTTATTCAAGTGtgtttgagatttttaattctATCAGGATTCATAATCCCAATGTTACTTTACATGTAATTCCCTATAATGACAAGTGTCCTTGTTCCCCATTGGGTGTTTTACTTTGTCCATGGATCATAAAAAGGGTAATTTATACATACCACCCCtaaggtttgatgaaaggataattttacccccagtattgaaaaattctgcatacctCCTTGAGGTTTGCAagcagtaacaaataagcccattctgtcatgactaacagtgttaaaaataagaggtgaactgacaaagttacccttgcaaaaaaaagaaaagaacaaaaaaaaactgcaatcgattagggaagatgagttgcaagtttcaaatctctttatcttctttaatTGTTCTTCATCTGCATCTTCTGGGTTTCATTGCTTTTCCTTAatagatttagaattagaaataaTGATCGAAAGCAATAGCTTGGGAGAGATACTTCTGAAGATTGGGATGTTCACACTTGTTCAAGCGCTGGTCTACTTCATCCTCTCCAAATCATCCTCCATGTTCTCCAATAATGTCCCTCCTCGCTCCCTTAGTTTTAGACTTGCTCGCTCTCTCATTGTACGCCGATTCTTTGCTGCTCTCTTCGACTTACTCGCCGGCGCTGAACCATCACCTTCGTCAAGCGGATTACAACCTCAGCCACCAATAACTCCCCAGGAAGAAAATTCTGCTGTGGGGAATGATTATTTTAAACAATCCTAGTTTCAATTTGGGATTTGAGCATTGTAATTAGCTATTTTGCTTAGTATTATTTTCATGAATACTTGTATTTTAGACCCCAAATCTGTGTGGCTATATATGTATATGATCTATTATTCTTTAATTTGTTCTTAAATAATTGAGAGATATATATGGGTTCTCTGATTCTTTGATGAATTTGTTTCTGATTAAATCCAACCGATCTGAAACTAGtgctctcttcctctctaaACCCTAATCTCCTCCACCGAACTGATCCACGATTTTTCCTACTTTTGAACTCTAAGCTCTCTTACTCCCTAAACCAAATTGAACCCTAACTAATGGATGTCGTCTTATTCACTGAGGTCATGACTCTGTTCGTCGTCCTAACCCCAAAAATGCATGCCCTCCCAAATGATAGGATTTCAAATTGTTTCAAAACCCTTGATCATGGTGGTTGAACAAAAATTTGGTGAAGGGGTTTCTGGAAATGCCCAGGTTCTATTAccatttgggattttttcccaatttgaaaccctaaattcctaaAGGGTTGAAAGgattttgaaacctgcaactcatctagaagatgagttgcaagggtaattttgtcagttcacctcttatttttaatacTGTTAGCTAGttatgaactgacggaatgggcttatttgttactatttgcaaacctcaagggggtatGCAGAagttttcaaaactggggggtaaaattatcctttcgtcaaacctcaggggtggtatgtgtaaattaccctataATATACACTAATATAACTAATATATGAGCCCCTTTATTCGTCACTATGGAGAGTGAAGCAATTCTCTTCACTACTTTTTATTTACCCCGGCCTACAAGTTATATTTGTCTAATTTAGAGTGAAAGGGTAGTTTTGTCAATTCACTTTAAATAAATCACTGCAGCAAATCCCTGCTCCCtcaactctccctctccctctttggCTCCAGCGCCCCTCCCCTGACTCGCCCTATTCTTCGCCTCACCCCTTATTCTTAACGATAACCACCGCGCACCCTTCTTCTTCGCAAACACCACAGCCCCACccttgttctttttcccaatgtGACCCCATCCCCATCCTCCGAAATCCTGCCCTATATCCCCATGTTCTTCCTCTTAACCTAGCCTCTACAACCCCATCCCACACCTTCTCTTCCGACCCACCACTAGTCCAATCTTGAACCTTTTGAGATGATAGTACTGATCAATAATTTCTTCATGCTCGAGCTCTACCGAGATATGGACCAGGGCTTTGAGGAGCTGAGCTACCATCCAAACGACTCAATATTCATAGTATGAGATGTTATGCACTCGATCCGTCAGGAGATGGTAATGCTCGAGAACCAGTCAGATCCCATTCTTCATACTCGATCGATCTACATCTACGATTGTAAAACTCGGACCAGGATGGGCCAACAGGAGCGGTCGTGCTTGCAGTCCGATTCCTCAATCCACTGGTGCCAACCGGTGAACCATTGTGGATGACAAtgttgaacagtgatggccactgagaggggggagtgaatcagtggactataaaaatcttttttttctcaagCAGGTTCACCTCCTAGATCACCTGTTGAGATATTTAACACTCACCACAACCAACCACACAGTCTTCTTAAAAGGCAAACAGGCACACAACCACACTTTAACTAGCAATCTTGACACAGTCACATACAACCACAATCACTGATattgctgccaagagctgctaaacaaagtgctgccaagagctgctatgtcaactgttggagatccctcACTCAAGCACACTGACTCAATCACAACTGGAGGATCTGAATATAACCACAAAATCATGTACACACCCCAGccagactcaaaggctctaTCAGGcgtgtacacccatcctgcagaaaggcacttctaaccaaagcaagcaagcatccacaacacagagaaatacgtgcttcggcaagttgcctacatgcacggagtaatggtcacttggacctcagcatctactcatcactaatttttCCAGCATAAAACTGAGAGGCCGCACCCATGGCAGATGATGTTTTAGTCACACCTATGACTCAGGACATCTGACCTGCTTCTATCCCTAAGTATAGAGACAAGGGTGTTACCCCCAATGGTTTTCCCAGCACCCACTGGTAACCAGCACTGTGTCCAGATGCAACtggacaactcaataaaaacaaTTGGGCTTATACAAATGCCCTACAATGAAATCCACATAGCATAGGTCTATGGCAGTATAACCTAGCTAGCATATGCAATGAAAATACAATATATCAAACACAACAGGCAATAAAGtgtagaaaatctcacaaccatgcaCTGTCTCTGATCACTGATGTCCGGTGATGGAGTCTGGCAACCCTGGTGGCTCACAGGAATCTTCaatttctcccaatttgatggagaactgaAATCTTCAAGTGTGCTTTGTCACTGGAGTAGTTCCTGGCAGTGTGAGAAACCactgttttcttccttttctttcttttcctttcctttccttccctttcttttctcttattttcttttcctttttctctttcttttcttttcttttccctttcctttcttctttgtttcctccACCGAATCTGAGATGGGGCTTGAGATGAGGCttcaaacttctttttcttctcttcttctttctttcttccttccttccttcttcttcctttctccttcttctttcttcttccttttctcttttccctcttccttcttggcTACAACCACCTAAAGAAGTTCTGGTTCTATGATTTCAAAATATCAATGGCATCAAGGAAGGGCTGGAGacatgagatagagagggagactcAAATCATAGATGCATACAACACCTCTTAGGGCTTAGGGCTGCaaccccttttttcttcttttttccttctcttttcttctccctttttcttctatatTTCTCTCCACGATTCTGTAGCTTCTTTTTcacttggagaagaagaagaatcatttctctctcttttttacaAAAGATCAAGTAAAAGACTAAATAGCCCTTTTTAGATGGACCAATGGAATTTACATAAAAGGAATCTTCAATCAAGCATTGATTAAAGTACTTCTCTTAAGGTAGAGAGAGATTGGCACAGTTTCCAAAGTACTTTTTGAAGAACCAAtcaaaagcttttaaatggAATCAAAGACTTTTTGAAAAGCTTTTTAACTCATCCATTCACAGCCTTCACGTGGGAGagtaatgatttcctttttttgaaaatctcttcaaCTTTGATAATTTCAAAAAGAACCCCTCTAACCTCACTTATTTATGTCATCATAGAcattaattatatttatttgcATTTAAATCCCTGAGACCAAAAAGTGATCTTAAGCTGTTGGCCAAGAGCAAAAtttgaaatccaactttccaGATTTGCTTCTAATTTGCGTATCCAAACGGAAAAAATCATAACTCCCTCATTTGACGTTGGATTGACGAACCGTTTGAACCGATGGAAAGAGGACTTGACTAACTAAAATATTCATGTAGAATACTCCACCCAGTTCTGTCAATATATCCTCCAAAAATACCAACGAACACGCTGCTAGTGCagaaacctataaaatcaacattcttaatgcacctagccttcacccaaggctgtATAAGGCATCCAAACACTCCAGTATCATTGCCAACATGCCACGACActatcaaatgaccaaaatgcccctggatGACTCCCAAACACTATGGGACCTCTGTATACACTGCCATACCCCTGTAATGATATCACTGTCGTAGTGAACACTGTAAGAACTACTGGGGATGGTGGGGACACAATCCAGTCACTGCCTGCACTGCCATAAGTATGTCTACTCAACTAGAATGCTGCTTGACTGGCCTGAGCGTTGTAATTGCACCAAGATACATTGTGTTGACCACAACAACAtacatgcactgtgttgacaacaatgacaaccaacacacaatcACTGTCAtctgcactgtgtgttcaacaaGTCATGCCAAGTAGAAGAATTCAACATCTGGGCACAGGCCGCTGCGTAATGAAGTTGAGAAACCAAATCATCTACCTTCGTGATCACCTGTACATTGAAGCTCAACAGTCTAGTTTTGTCCATagaccaacaaacaaaaaaccTTATAAGATGGATTTCTTTATAAATTGATTAGATCTGGTGAATCTTGGATTCTTCATGTACATTAGAGGAGGGCGATTCAAAGCCGGAGTTGTTTAGAATCTTCTTGATATCACCGTTGCATGATAGATTGGGGACCTGGGGTGTGTAGGCAGAAGTTGGGGCTTAAAAGCCCGGATGGAGAACCATGGGCATCAGAGAGATGGAGGAACAAGCAGtgatagaaagagagaggggaggaAGTTGCTGGAtagggagatggaggaggagtTCACGTAGGGATTTgttacaataatttttttttggtgaaattccTGTAACTACCCTCAAAATATTGAACAAcatgaataaaaaataggaGCAAGAAAACGATAGTGAAACAATCTACTTCACTCTCTATAGTGCTGTGAAAGATTACCCTTAAGATATGGGCAGAAGATCGAGGGTTCCCATACACTAGAATTAACACTCAGATATCGTGGGAAACCCTcttgcttatttatattatcaccaaataaaaataagggaaaagatctctacttggtggtgtttgcTATGCCTTCTCATAGGACACCATGAGATGATGCTTTTgccccttgggtagatacccacGAATGCTCACCCATTAACctagatgcttgtgtagagaccatgcgaccaagtagagatctcttgccctaaaaataatttaatgCTGCCAGGTTGTGTAGCATATGCTAGCACCTCTCTATGTttatctctcctcccctcctaaTTAAATGACATATCTGCCCCCTATTGTGGGAGGAGAAAGATATAAGAAGGCACTAGTGTACGGTACAGGCtagtagcattctttctccctatttttatttatattcatgGGAAAAAAGAACATTACCTAGTTGCATGACCCTTGTGTCTAGACACAATATTGCGTGAAACTACTGCCCAccccccataaaataaaaaatcccaaccATGTTGATGTCTATGCGTGTGCTTTCATTGGCTCTTGGACTAGTGCAACGTCTATGCGAccaaacaacgatctcttgccctacaTTTAAACATTAAAATGTGTAATCTATATTACCAGATTTTAATTCGAATATCCAACTCCTTGAACAATACGAATTTGGATACTTAATTGAAGTGTTCATCGAATATTTGGGCTGCATTTGTTAACTCTCCCGgggaacagttcttttgttattttgtttcgtGGGAACACAATAACACCAGAAAACCGTTTGGTaaattcaatttgtttttttattatcgCTAATTATCGCTAAACAAATAGGGAAAAATAGAGTTCAGAACAGATTTGCAAAAACAACAAATACATTTCAACTGTGTTTAAcaatgaaattttgaaaatttctatttcaaattgTGATGGAGATGCTCTATTTCTATTACTGGGAGATTCTCAATCCAACAGGTTGCAAAATTCATTTCTATCAGTCATTACAGCCCCATCCTTGCAAGatggtggcatttttttttttctaaaactcaaattacactagaaatttaaaatattcttttggcGTGTCTTTAATGCATGACTGCCTGTCAATGCAATGCTTTCAAAATGGATGGCGATTAATTCTACTTGTGTTTTATGTGGTTCATGTGAAAAGTTCATATGACATCTCTTTCCATCATATGAATGGACTAAGCGTATATGGGCATCTGACCCTCTTGGATTGAGAACCGAGTTTCTCTTCAGCCCTTCTCTGCCCCAACTCTGTGTGTCGCTTTACTTGTCCCTGGCGTTGGACAAACAATCTTGTCAGTTTTTATTATCACTTTTTATTATATTTGGGCTGTTCGGAACAATGTTATCAATGGATCTTCCCATGCGGATCCTAATTTCATTATACGGTCTATAACTTAATGGTTGTGTGATTTGATTATTAATCCCTCTGGCCTTACAACTACTATTTCCTAtgatattaattataatttaatGACCTACAATCCCTCTCAGATTCTAACTAACTTAAATATACATTGCAATGTCTTAATGTGTACAGACATTTCTAACCTAGATCTAAGCATAACGGATTAGGCATTTTGCTTTTTGCTAGATGGACTTCATGTTCTAACAGATACAGATTTTCATCATTCAACCGATTGAACTGAAGTAGAACTTATAGCAATTGTAAAGGATTGGAAAACTGCAATGAATTCAGAAGTCTTACCAGCTGAAGTTTGGTGCAACACTAGGGAGACTAATCTCAATATAAACTATATAGACAATGCAAAGATACCTTGGAAATGCTTAACAGTTTTTTTGGAACCAGCTGATCTAACCTCAAATTTCTCCTTGGCAAAGTTTCAAATATGTAATAACAACAAACTAGTTAGTTATCTAGAAAGTATGACACTCCACGCCACCAGAATTAGGGGTATACCCCCTACTTTTGTACAAACTGCAAATTTTTACATTtacttaattttctttctttgcataaaaaaaaaaaaaaaaaaaaaaaacccaacaaatACACGTTCTTGAACCCAAACACCTAcaatgaagaaggaaaagaaaggaaatggagTTCGGATCTTGGATAGGGTTATCGGATCATTTGTACAACCCAACGCCTCCTTTTCTTAGAAACAACACTCGAGACGGAACGGTCGGTTGCCTCAGTTATGGTGTCTTCTGCAACTGCTATTCTTCTCAGGAGATTCATCTCCTCGAGCAGAGAAGGCAGTCTGCCGTCCCTATCGTCTTTTTCTACTACAACTCATCTCTTCCAAtctctcaaaaccctaacctccaaTTCCAAACCTTCTCAACACGAAGACAACAGCTTTCTTGGAGAAAACGAAGCCGGAACCTCCAAGGACGACTACTTCGCTGCCATTCACCACATCTCCAACATCGTTCGCCGCGATTTCTATCTGGAACGGACCCTCAACAAACTTCAAATCAACGTCACCTCCGAACTCGTTTACAGAGTTCTCAGAAGCTGCGGTAAGTCCGGCATTGAATCCTTCCGTTTCTTTAACTGGGCTCGGAACCAGCCCCGCTACGAACCCACGTCCATCGAATATGAAGAACTTATCAAAATTCTAGGCCGAACCCGTAACTGGGAAACCATGTGGAAGATCGCAGAACAGATGAAAAAACAAGAACTTGTTCTCACTCCTGAGACCTTCTCGTTGATTATCGAGTCCTATGGCAAGCACGGGCTTGTCGATAAGGCGGTTGAGGTCTTTAATCGGATGAGGAACTTCAATTGCCCTCAGACCCCAGAGGTCTATAATTCCTTGCTTTACGCTCTCTGTGAGGTTAAGAATTTTGAAGGGGCTTATGCTTTGATCAGGCGGATGGTACGGAAGGGAGGTGTTCCTGATAAGAAGACTTATGCCGTTCTTGTTAATGGGTGGTGCTCAGCTGGGAAGCTGAAAGAAGCACAGGAATTCTTGGAAGAGATGAGTAGAAAGGGCTTCAATCCTCCTGTTCGTGGTCGTGATCTTTTGATAGAGGGTCTGCTCAATGCGGGTTATCTCGAATCAGCGAAGGGATTGGTTAGGAAGATGACTAAAGAAGGGTTTTTGCCTGATATAGCGACGTTTAATTCTCTTTTGCAAGCTATTTGTAACTCTGGAGAGGTCGATTTCTCTATTAATCTTCTGCATGATGTTTGCAGCTTGGGGCTTTGTCCTGATACTAACACTTACAAGATCATGATACCGGCTGTATCGAAAGTGGGTAGGATGGATGAAGCATTTAGGCTTCTCCATTGTTCAATCGAGGAAGGTCACAAGCCATTTCCAAGTTTATATGGTCCAATTCTTAAAGCGCTTATCCGGATGGGTCAATTTGATGATGCATTTAGCTTTTTCAGTGATATGAAGGCCCAGGGTCATCCACCGAATCGGCCTGTTTATACAATGTTGATAAAGATGTGTGCGCGTGGTGGGAGATTTGTTGAAGCTGCCAAT
The sequence above is a segment of the Telopea speciosissima isolate NSW1024214 ecotype Mountain lineage chromosome 7, Tspe_v1, whole genome shotgun sequence genome. Coding sequences within it:
- the LOC122666817 gene encoding pentatricopeptide repeat-containing protein At5g18390, mitochondrial; amino-acid sequence: MVSSATAILLRRFISSSREGSLPSLSSFSTTTHLFQSLKTLTSNSKPSQHEDNSFLGENEAGTSKDDYFAAIHHISNIVRRDFYLERTLNKLQINVTSELVYRVLRSCGKSGIESFRFFNWARNQPRYEPTSIEYEELIKILGRTRNWETMWKIAEQMKKQELVLTPETFSLIIESYGKHGLVDKAVEVFNRMRNFNCPQTPEVYNSLLYALCEVKNFEGAYALIRRMVRKGGVPDKKTYAVLVNGWCSAGKLKEAQEFLEEMSRKGFNPPVRGRDLLIEGLLNAGYLESAKGLVRKMTKEGFLPDIATFNSLLQAICNSGEVDFSINLLHDVCSLGLCPDTNTYKIMIPAVSKVGRMDEAFRLLHCSIEEGHKPFPSLYGPILKALIRMGQFDDAFSFFSDMKAQGHPPNRPVYTMLIKMCARGGRFVEAANYLVEMTELNMSPRLQCFDMVTDGLKNCGKHDLAKRIEQLEISLRGV